TCAAGATGCCAGCGGCACAAAGCCGCGAGATCATTCCACTCAGCAAGACGGATCTGCGGTCACTACTGCTGGCGTGTGAGCGCTCCGCCGTGTGGAAAAGCAATAAGCGGGCGCCGGCCAGCACGCTGCGCGCCACCCGCGTGCGTGATCGGGCCATCGTGTTGGTCCTTCTCGACACCGGTATACGTGCGTCGGAGTTGTGTGCGTTGCAGATTCGCGACGTCGACTTGAAGACCGGGGCCGCGCAGGTCCGGCACGGCAAGGGCGATAAAGGGCGCACTGTATACCTTGGAAACCTGGCACGGGAATCAGTGTGGAAGTACGTCACGAAGCGCAAGGATGCGCGGCCAGACAGCCCACTTTTTGAGACATCGCGACATCAGGCGATAGAGCGCAATGCCCTGCGCAAGATGCTGGGAACGATGGGCGAACGGGCGGAGATTGTGGAGCACGTCACGACGCACCGTCTGCGTCACACGTTTGCGATCACGTATCTGCGCAATGGCGGGGACGTCTACACGTTGCAGCGGCTGCTAGGCCACAGCACGATGGACATGGCGAAGCGCTACTTGGCGTTGGCCCAGACCGACATTGCCGAAGCACATCGAAAGGCGTCTCCCGTCGATAACTGGCGCTTGGCGTGATAAAATGCGCTACTACTACGCTTAAAAGCCATTGTAGCGCCCGTTTTGCGGGCAAAATGCGCCGAAAGCGATAGTAGTAGTAGTGTTCTGACGTATCCGTAATGTGAATCGTCTGGTAAAATGTGATCGTTACCAGAGACTCACTATGACAACCTCTCTCCTTGCGGTGCGGGTACGATATGGACGGGCTGGCCTTTATAGGTCAGCCCGTCCGCGTTTTCAGGGTAGACCCTGATGGCATTACAGGCGGCGCTGTTCTTTGTGGTCGTGGTGATTGTGGCGTGCATATTGGCAGTGGTGTTTGACAAGGATGGTGACGATGAATGATCTTATCCAGCCGGCTCAAATCCCGGCCGAGATTCTGAAGGACAAGCGCGGCTTCTCACTCTACTTCGTGGCCGTCGTTGCGCTGGCTGCCATCGGCGTGTTAGCCGTGCTGGGTGGCCTACTATTGGCGTGGGCTGACCGGACGGTGCCCGGCGAGATCTGGACGTTCGCTGGCCTGGCGGTGGGTGGCCTGGTGGCGCTGGTGGGCAGCGACAAGGGGGGCGCATGACGCACGTCGACGGTGATGATTACACGTACCCTGACATCTATCACCAGACCGAACAGCGCGATGTGCGTACGCTGGACGCCAAGCAGGATGAACGTATCGTAGAACTGGAACGCCGCGTTGATGCGCTGTTTGCGCTTGTCTCTGGCGCCGGCGTTTCCTTCTCGCGGACTCCACACATCCTATCGTCGGGCCGTGCGGCTGTCTTGATTACGCGGCATGATGCAGAGGTCACGGCGCGTCACGTCGTGGTGCATCATCAACGGCTGCTCGACGACACAGAGGGCCTGTCCGCTTTGCAGTCGCAGGGGTGGGTGTTCGTGTTGCCGACGGCGGCCGGCGCCATCCTGGACGCATTGACGGCACAGGCGTGATAAGTTTCTGTTATCTGTACAGAAATTGCGCGTAGACATATATGAATGTAGCGATAGAACCGGACGTTCCAGAAGAGGAAACACACGATTTTCACGCTTTTGCGGGCTTCACGGCGCCGGGCGGTGCTCCTGGCCAGGACGTAAGCCACGCGCGCAAGCGCGATCTTGATGGTTGGTTGGCTGCCCATGCGAACCCACCGGCGTGGTTGGCGCTGTATGATGACCTGCTGTTTGAGCAAAGCGACCGACCCAAGGAAGAGCGGTGGGACTGGCGCAAGTGCCTGTATGTAGCGTGGCGCTGTCTGCCGGCAAAACTGCGTTGGCCGGCCAACCTCGCCGAGCTAGCCAGTTTCATGGGACTGACCAACACGGCCACCATTCGACACTGGAAGATCAAAGACCCGACCATTGAGAGGCGCATCGCAGATCTGCGCGTGCGCCTGGTCGACGAACACGTAAGCGATCTATTGCAAGCGGCTGTGGACTGTGGCATCGGTGACGGTTACCAGGGTCACCAAGACCGCAAGATGCTTTTAGAGATAGCGGGGATCTACCGCAACAAGCAGGAGATCGCCGGAGAACTCAATGTCAATTCCGACGACGAGCGAGCTGCTCGACTTGCTGCCATATTTGAATCAGCAAGAGCGCGCCGAAGTAGACAGGATGCTGGCATCGGACAGAGCGATGTGGCGCCCGTTGGCGGGTCCGCAAAGTCAGGCGTACCACAGCCAGGCTGATGAAATCTTCTACGGCGGCGCCGCCGGCGGTGGAAAGACGGATTTGCTACTCGGGCTTGCGCTGACAGCGCACGCACGTAGCATCATCTTTCGGCGTGAGTATCCGCAGTTGAAGGCTATCGTCGATCGCAGCTACGAGCTGGTGGGCGATCAGGGACGCTTCAATGTGCAGTCCAACACGTGGAAGCTGGATGGCCGAACGCTTGAATTCGGGGCCGTGCAGTACGACCATGATGTCAACAAGTACCAGGGGCGCCCACACGACCTAAAATGCTTCGACGAACTGCCCAACTTCACCGAGTATCAATACACCTTTCTCAGCGGCTGGCTGCGCACGACGCGGCGTGGTCAGCGCACGCGCATCGTGTCCGCTGGCAATCCGCCCACGTCGGCCGACGGCGAATGGGTGATCAGGCGGTGGGCGGCCTGGCTGGATCGGTCGCACCCGGCGCCGGCCAGGCCGGGCGATCTGCGCTGGTATGCGCGGGTGGATGGCAAAGAAGTGGAAGTGGAAACCGGGGCCGTCTTCCAGCACAAACAGGAACGCATTCAGCCACTCAGCCGTACATTCATCCCAGCACGATTGACCGACAACCCCTTTCTGGCAGCGTCTGGCTATGGTGGCCGGTTGCAGGCGCTGCCCGAGCCCTTGCGCAGCCAGTTGCTCTATGGCGACTTCTCGGTGGGGCTAGACGACGATCCATGGCAGTGCATACCAACCGAGTGGGTGCGGATGGCTCAGGCACGTTGGCGAGAACGAGAGAGGCCAGACGCGCCGTTGACGACCGTGGCCGTGGATGTGGCGCGCGGGGGCAAGGATAAGACTGTGCTATCGAAACGCTATGGCACGTGGTTCGCACCGCTTATCAAGCATCCTGGCCAGACCACGCCCGACGGTCCGGCGGTGGCCGGGCTGGTGTTGCAGGCTATCGACGCAGGCGCAAACCCATCCATTCATGTCGACGTGATCGGCGTGGGTGCGTCGGTGTATGACAACCTTCGTCAACTTGAGAACCTACGCGTGGCTGCTGTGAACTTCGCCGAGGGAAGCGGGGCCATGGATCTGTCTGGGCGGCTTACCTTTGCTAACCTGCGCGC
Above is a window of Hyphomicrobiales bacterium DNA encoding:
- a CDS encoding tyrosine-type recombinase/integrase; this translates as MRLSLAIEGFLLYRAGAGSIATMKEYGNTLHKWVRIIGDVDTAEVTADHVRRYLYHLRIEDKLAPKSVKNAWIGLSAFFTWLEGEMGIEHVIRRYKIKMPAAQSREIIPLSKTDLRSLLLACERSAVWKSNKRAPASTLRATRVRDRAIVLVLLDTGIRASELCALQIRDVDLKTGAAQVRHGKGDKGRTVYLGNLARESVWKYVTKRKDARPDSPLFETSRHQAIERNALRKMLGTMGERAEIVEHVTTHRLRHTFAITYLRNGGDVYTLQRLLGHSTMDMAKRYLALAQTDIAEAHRKASPVDNWRLA
- a CDS encoding terminase, yielding MLASDRAMWRPLAGPQSQAYHSQADEIFYGGAAGGGKTDLLLGLALTAHARSIIFRREYPQLKAIVDRSYELVGDQGRFNVQSNTWKLDGRTLEFGAVQYDHDVNKYQGRPHDLKCFDELPNFTEYQYTFLSGWLRTTRRGQRTRIVSAGNPPTSADGEWVIRRWAAWLDRSHPAPARPGDLRWYARVDGKEVEVETGAVFQHKQERIQPLSRTFIPARLTDNPFLAASGYGGRLQALPEPLRSQLLYGDFSVGLDDDPWQCIPTEWVRMAQARWRERERPDAPLTTVAVDVARGGKDKTVLSKRYGTWFAPLIKHPGQTTPDGPAVAGLVLQAIDAGANPSIHVDVIGVGASVYDNLRQLENLRVAAVNFAEGSGAMDLSGRLTFANLRA